A region from the Acyrthosiphon pisum isolate AL4f chromosome A1, pea_aphid_22Mar2018_4r6ur, whole genome shotgun sequence genome encodes:
- the LOC100168281 gene encoding peroxisomal membrane protein PMP22-like, giving the protein MALSKPAEFLQGLVLTYLERLNSRPIRTKSITSCIIASLGNITLQNIAGAKMIDQDSVVAFGLFGLLFGGPVPHFFYESLESTFPENSSKMVFLKFGIERLLFTPFYQFLSLYVLSRFEGKSHEDTMKQIYAIYWPILKANWQIVSLVQFFNLKFVPPMLRVLFHNMVGFFWAMFITYKKRNDDFRRANIVK; this is encoded by the exons atggcaCTTTCAAAACCGGCTGAATTTTTACAAGGATTAGTATTGACCTATTTGGAACGTTTGAATTCAAGACCTATTCGCACAAAGTCAATTAccag ttgtattattgCATCACTTGGGAATATTACTTTACAAAACATTGCTGGAGCTAAGATGATTGACCAGGATAGTGTTGTGGCTTTTGGATTATTTGG tctTTTATTTGGTGGACCAGTACCACATTTTTTCTACGAGTCATTAGAAAGCACTTTTCCagaaaattcatcaaaaatggtttttttaaaatttggaattgaacgtttattatttacaccatTTTATCAGTTTCTTTCGTTATATGTGTTATCAAGATTTGAG ggaAAATCACATGAAGACACAATGAAGCAAATATATGCAATTTACTGGCCTATATTAAAGGCAAATTGGCAGATTGTCTCGTTGGTGCAGTTCTTCAACCTTAAATTTGTACCTCCAATG tTACGAGTGTTATTCCATAACATGGTTGGCTTCTTTTGGGCCATGtttattacatacaaaaaacGCAATGATGATTTCAGACGagcaaatattgttaaataa
- the LOC100159386 gene encoding protein canopy homolog 4-like precursor, with amino-acid sequence MILLIKSIVFILLIAKSLSTSSEDGVKYANKCEVCKILAEELEGRLLETGKTSEYLEIGYSIDLPKKKKEYKKSELRLVESLDGLCERILKYNIHKERTDSTRFAKGMSQTFQTLHGLVNKGVKVELGIPYELWDKPSVEITNMKTQCEDLLETYESDIEQWYFNDQAESLRSYLCKDRALKDSDQTCLDEASPSKGDTRQINQEL; translated from the exons atgattttgttaataaaGTCAATAGTTTTCATATTACTTATAGCTAAATCGTTGAGTACCTCGTCAGAGGATGGAGTTAAATATGCTAATAAATGTGAAG TCTGTAAAATATTAGCGGAAGAATTAGAGGGTCGTTTACTGGAGACCGGTAAGACGAGTGAATATTTGGAGATAGGTTACTCGATCGATCtgccaaaaaagaaaaaagagtACAAAAAATC gGAACTGCGTTTAGTTGAATCACTAGATGGCCTTTGTGAAAGaatacttaagtataatattcacAAAGAAAGGACCGATAGTACACGATTTGCTAAAGGAATGAGCCAAACTTTTCAAACATTACACGGCCTTGT gAATAAAGGTGTAAAAGTTGAGCTTGGTATACCATATGAACTTTGGGACAAACCTTCGGTTGAAATCACAAATATGAAAACTCAA tgtgAAGATTTATTGGAAACCTACGAATCAGATATAGAGCAATGGTATTTTAATGATCAGGCTGAAAGCTTAAGAAGTTATTTATGCAAAGACCGTGCATTAAAAGATTCTGATCAAACATGCTTGGATGAAGCATCTCCATCTAAAGGAGATACGAGACAGATAAATCaagaattgtaa
- the LOC100161430 gene encoding MAGUK p55 subfamily member 7 isoform X1, which produces MSVAMEQNIGVFDPALAGLLESLVGSRDAISASKEELDFLSNLLQSKELHALFKVYNTIVDRVRDDRRCSPVLSSSMQTTLDVMEVILPRISLSDTSRQLFQLLQNPHIQGLLCAHDAVAQKDYLPRLPDIPQEMDEDEETIKIVQLVKSTEPLDGEPDSAEPIVGATIKTDEENGKIIIARVMHGGAADRSGLINVGDEVCEVNGINVEGKSPADVLQILQHSEGTITFKLIPADPKNGSRESKMKVRAHFDFNTDVDPYIPCKEAGLSFAKGEVLHIVSQDDPYWWQARKEGDRNMRAGLIPSKALQERKIIHERLSMTDQKKKWVMDTVNGGCIGGGGMTCLPDRSLAKGPLCGSLAALNDLGEDMASECSVRTRVKKVIYDAAESDDYDREDIATYEEVVKLYPRNEFPRPIVLVGPPGVGRNELKRRIMELNPDKYHTPVPHTSRSPRPGEVNGKEYNFVSRELMEEQIARGEFLEFGEYKGNLYGTSLESVKSIIRSGLTCIINPHYQALKMLRTPDIKPYIVYIKPPVFDILKSTRNAAFAMSTFDETNSRGFTDDEFNEILRSSKRIEFLYDHWFDEVIVNDDFKLALEQLLEADHKLKTEPLWAPAAWLQ; this is translated from the exons ATGAGCGTCGCAATGGAACAGAACATTGGGGTCTTCGATCCTG CTTTGGCCGGCTTACTGGAGTCGTTGGTGGGATCACGGGACGCCATATCCGCGTCCAAAGAGGAACTGGACTTCTTGTCCAACTTATTGCAAAGCAAGGAACTACACGCTCTTTTCAAAGTTTACAATACCATTGTTGACCGGGTACGCGATGATCGGCGATGCTCTCCCGTGTTGTCGAGTTCCATGCAAACCACATTGGATGTCATGGAAGTTATATTGCCCAGAATCTCGCTCAGCGATACATCCAGACAACTTTTTCAGCTATTACAAAACCCCCACATACAG GGACTTCTGTGTGCCCATGACGCAGTAGCTCAAAAAGACTACCTACCCCGACTGCCAGACATTCCTCAAGAGATGGATGAGGATGAAGAGACAATCAAGATTGTGCAATTGGTTAAAAGCACTGAACCATTG GATGGGGAACCTGATTCAGCTGAACCAATTGTG GGTGCCACAATAAAAACTGATGaagaaaatggaaaaataattatagcaaGGGTTATGCATGGTGGTGCTGCTGACAGATCTGGTTTAATAAATGTCGGTGATGAAGTTTGTGAAGTGAATGGAATTAATGTTGAAGGAAAGTCTCCAGCAGATGTACTCCAAATACta CAACATTCTGAAGGGACAATAACATTCAAATTGATTCCGGCAGACCCAAAAAATGGATCGCGAGAAAGCAAAATGAAAGTTCGAGCCCATTTCGATTTTAACACTGATGTTGATCCTTACATTCCATGCAAAGAGGCCGGTTTAAGTTTTGCCAAAGGAGAAGTACTTCATATTGTTAGTCAGGATGATCCTTATTG GTGGCAAGCCCGGAAAGAAGGGGACCGTAATATGAGAGCTGGACTTATACCAAGTAAAGCTCTACAAGAGCGTAAAATAATTCATGAAAGATTGTCAATGACAgatcaaaaaaagaaat GGGTCATGGATACCGTTAATGGGGGTTGTATTGGTGGGGGCGGAATGACATGTTTGCCAGACCGTTCATTAGCTAAAGGCCCATTATGTGGGTCATTGGCCGCTCTGAACGATCTCGGTGAAGACATGGCGTCCGAATGTTCGGTACGTACACGTGTTAAAAAAGTTATCTATGACGCAGCTGAAAGTGATGACTATGATCGTGAAGATATTGCTACATATGAAGAAGTGGTTAAGTTGTATCCAAGAAATGAATTTCCTCGGCCCATTGTCTTAGTTGGTCCACCTGGTGTTGGTAGAAATGAGCTGAAGAGACGTATTATGGAACTAAATCCTGACAAATATCACACACCTGTACCGC atACATCCAGATCTCCTCGGCCTGGAGAAGTAAATggtaaagaatataattttgtctCAAGAGAATTAATGGAAGAACAAATAGCCCGTGgtgaatttttagaatttggtGAATACAAAGGCAATCTTTATGGCACATCTTTAGAAAGTGTAAAATCAATCATACGTTCCGGACTTACTTGTATTATAAACCCACATTATCAG gcattaaaaatgttacgCACTCCTGATATAAAAccttacattgtatatattaagcCACcagtatttgatatattaaaatcaactaGAAATGCAGCATTTGCAATGTCAACATTTGATGAAACAAATTCTAGAGGTTTTACA GATGATGAGTTCAATGAGATACTTAGGAGTTCAAAACGAATTGAATTTCTTTATGATCATTGGTTTGATGAGGTAATTGTAAATGATGATTTCAAGTTGGCTCTGGAGCAATTATTAGAAGCTgaccataaattaaaaaccgaaCCATTATGGGCACCTGCTGCTTGGTTACAGTAA
- the LOC100161430 gene encoding MAGUK p55 subfamily member 7 isoform X2: protein MSVAMEQNIGVFDPALAGLLESLVGSRDAISASKEELDFLSNLLQSKELHALFKVYNTIVDRVRDDRRCSPVLSSSMQTTLDVMEVILPRISLSDTSRQLFQLLQNPHIQGLLCAHDAVAQKDYLPRLPDIPQEMDEDEETIKIVQLVKSTEPLGATIKTDEENGKIIIARVMHGGAADRSGLINVGDEVCEVNGINVEGKSPADVLQILQHSEGTITFKLIPADPKNGSRESKMKVRAHFDFNTDVDPYIPCKEAGLSFAKGEVLHIVSQDDPYWWQARKEGDRNMRAGLIPSKALQERKIIHERLSMTDQKKKWVMDTVNGGCIGGGGMTCLPDRSLAKGPLCGSLAALNDLGEDMASECSVRTRVKKVIYDAAESDDYDREDIATYEEVVKLYPRNEFPRPIVLVGPPGVGRNELKRRIMELNPDKYHTPVPHTSRSPRPGEVNGKEYNFVSRELMEEQIARGEFLEFGEYKGNLYGTSLESVKSIIRSGLTCIINPHYQALKMLRTPDIKPYIVYIKPPVFDILKSTRNAAFAMSTFDETNSRGFTDDEFNEILRSSKRIEFLYDHWFDEVIVNDDFKLALEQLLEADHKLKTEPLWAPAAWLQ from the exons ATGAGCGTCGCAATGGAACAGAACATTGGGGTCTTCGATCCTG CTTTGGCCGGCTTACTGGAGTCGTTGGTGGGATCACGGGACGCCATATCCGCGTCCAAAGAGGAACTGGACTTCTTGTCCAACTTATTGCAAAGCAAGGAACTACACGCTCTTTTCAAAGTTTACAATACCATTGTTGACCGGGTACGCGATGATCGGCGATGCTCTCCCGTGTTGTCGAGTTCCATGCAAACCACATTGGATGTCATGGAAGTTATATTGCCCAGAATCTCGCTCAGCGATACATCCAGACAACTTTTTCAGCTATTACAAAACCCCCACATACAG GGACTTCTGTGTGCCCATGACGCAGTAGCTCAAAAAGACTACCTACCCCGACTGCCAGACATTCCTCAAGAGATGGATGAGGATGAAGAGACAATCAAGATTGTGCAATTGGTTAAAAGCACTGAACCATTG GGTGCCACAATAAAAACTGATGaagaaaatggaaaaataattatagcaaGGGTTATGCATGGTGGTGCTGCTGACAGATCTGGTTTAATAAATGTCGGTGATGAAGTTTGTGAAGTGAATGGAATTAATGTTGAAGGAAAGTCTCCAGCAGATGTACTCCAAATACta CAACATTCTGAAGGGACAATAACATTCAAATTGATTCCGGCAGACCCAAAAAATGGATCGCGAGAAAGCAAAATGAAAGTTCGAGCCCATTTCGATTTTAACACTGATGTTGATCCTTACATTCCATGCAAAGAGGCCGGTTTAAGTTTTGCCAAAGGAGAAGTACTTCATATTGTTAGTCAGGATGATCCTTATTG GTGGCAAGCCCGGAAAGAAGGGGACCGTAATATGAGAGCTGGACTTATACCAAGTAAAGCTCTACAAGAGCGTAAAATAATTCATGAAAGATTGTCAATGACAgatcaaaaaaagaaat GGGTCATGGATACCGTTAATGGGGGTTGTATTGGTGGGGGCGGAATGACATGTTTGCCAGACCGTTCATTAGCTAAAGGCCCATTATGTGGGTCATTGGCCGCTCTGAACGATCTCGGTGAAGACATGGCGTCCGAATGTTCGGTACGTACACGTGTTAAAAAAGTTATCTATGACGCAGCTGAAAGTGATGACTATGATCGTGAAGATATTGCTACATATGAAGAAGTGGTTAAGTTGTATCCAAGAAATGAATTTCCTCGGCCCATTGTCTTAGTTGGTCCACCTGGTGTTGGTAGAAATGAGCTGAAGAGACGTATTATGGAACTAAATCCTGACAAATATCACACACCTGTACCGC atACATCCAGATCTCCTCGGCCTGGAGAAGTAAATggtaaagaatataattttgtctCAAGAGAATTAATGGAAGAACAAATAGCCCGTGgtgaatttttagaatttggtGAATACAAAGGCAATCTTTATGGCACATCTTTAGAAAGTGTAAAATCAATCATACGTTCCGGACTTACTTGTATTATAAACCCACATTATCAG gcattaaaaatgttacgCACTCCTGATATAAAAccttacattgtatatattaagcCACcagtatttgatatattaaaatcaactaGAAATGCAGCATTTGCAATGTCAACATTTGATGAAACAAATTCTAGAGGTTTTACA GATGATGAGTTCAATGAGATACTTAGGAGTTCAAAACGAATTGAATTTCTTTATGATCATTGGTTTGATGAGGTAATTGTAAATGATGATTTCAAGTTGGCTCTGGAGCAATTATTAGAAGCTgaccataaattaaaaaccgaaCCATTATGGGCACCTGCTGCTTGGTTACAGTAA
- the LOC100161430 gene encoding MAGUK p55 subfamily member 7 isoform X3, producing the protein MSVAMEQNIGVFDPALAGLLESLVGSRDAISASKEELDFLSNLLQSKELHALFKVYNTIVDRVRDDRRCSPVLSSSMQTTLDVMEVILPRISLSDTSRQLFQLLQNPHIQGLLCAHDAVAQKDYLPRLPDIPQEMDEDEETIKIVQLVKSTEPLDGEPDSAEPIVGATIKTDEENGKIIIARVMHGGAADRSGLINVGDEVCEVNGINVEGKSPADVLQILQHSEGTITFKLIPADPKNGSRESKMKVRAHFDFNTDVDPYIPCKEAGLSFAKGEVLHIVSQDDPYWWQARKEGDRNMRAGLIPSKALQERKIIHERLSMTDQKKKSESDDYDREDIATYEEVVKLYPRNEFPRPIVLVGPPGVGRNELKRRIMELNPDKYHTPVPHTSRSPRPGEVNGKEYNFVSRELMEEQIARGEFLEFGEYKGNLYGTSLESVKSIIRSGLTCIINPHYQALKMLRTPDIKPYIVYIKPPVFDILKSTRNAAFAMSTFDETNSRGFTDDEFNEILRSSKRIEFLYDHWFDEVIVNDDFKLALEQLLEADHKLKTEPLWAPAAWLQ; encoded by the exons ATGAGCGTCGCAATGGAACAGAACATTGGGGTCTTCGATCCTG CTTTGGCCGGCTTACTGGAGTCGTTGGTGGGATCACGGGACGCCATATCCGCGTCCAAAGAGGAACTGGACTTCTTGTCCAACTTATTGCAAAGCAAGGAACTACACGCTCTTTTCAAAGTTTACAATACCATTGTTGACCGGGTACGCGATGATCGGCGATGCTCTCCCGTGTTGTCGAGTTCCATGCAAACCACATTGGATGTCATGGAAGTTATATTGCCCAGAATCTCGCTCAGCGATACATCCAGACAACTTTTTCAGCTATTACAAAACCCCCACATACAG GGACTTCTGTGTGCCCATGACGCAGTAGCTCAAAAAGACTACCTACCCCGACTGCCAGACATTCCTCAAGAGATGGATGAGGATGAAGAGACAATCAAGATTGTGCAATTGGTTAAAAGCACTGAACCATTG GATGGGGAACCTGATTCAGCTGAACCAATTGTG GGTGCCACAATAAAAACTGATGaagaaaatggaaaaataattatagcaaGGGTTATGCATGGTGGTGCTGCTGACAGATCTGGTTTAATAAATGTCGGTGATGAAGTTTGTGAAGTGAATGGAATTAATGTTGAAGGAAAGTCTCCAGCAGATGTACTCCAAATACta CAACATTCTGAAGGGACAATAACATTCAAATTGATTCCGGCAGACCCAAAAAATGGATCGCGAGAAAGCAAAATGAAAGTTCGAGCCCATTTCGATTTTAACACTGATGTTGATCCTTACATTCCATGCAAAGAGGCCGGTTTAAGTTTTGCCAAAGGAGAAGTACTTCATATTGTTAGTCAGGATGATCCTTATTG GTGGCAAGCCCGGAAAGAAGGGGACCGTAATATGAGAGCTGGACTTATACCAAGTAAAGCTCTACAAGAGCGTAAAATAATTCATGAAAGATTGTCAATGACAgatcaaaaaaagaaat CTGAAAGTGATGACTATGATCGTGAAGATATTGCTACATATGAAGAAGTGGTTAAGTTGTATCCAAGAAATGAATTTCCTCGGCCCATTGTCTTAGTTGGTCCACCTGGTGTTGGTAGAAATGAGCTGAAGAGACGTATTATGGAACTAAATCCTGACAAATATCACACACCTGTACCGC atACATCCAGATCTCCTCGGCCTGGAGAAGTAAATggtaaagaatataattttgtctCAAGAGAATTAATGGAAGAACAAATAGCCCGTGgtgaatttttagaatttggtGAATACAAAGGCAATCTTTATGGCACATCTTTAGAAAGTGTAAAATCAATCATACGTTCCGGACTTACTTGTATTATAAACCCACATTATCAG gcattaaaaatgttacgCACTCCTGATATAAAAccttacattgtatatattaagcCACcagtatttgatatattaaaatcaactaGAAATGCAGCATTTGCAATGTCAACATTTGATGAAACAAATTCTAGAGGTTTTACA GATGATGAGTTCAATGAGATACTTAGGAGTTCAAAACGAATTGAATTTCTTTATGATCATTGGTTTGATGAGGTAATTGTAAATGATGATTTCAAGTTGGCTCTGGAGCAATTATTAGAAGCTgaccataaattaaaaaccgaaCCATTATGGGCACCTGCTGCTTGGTTACAGTAA
- the LOC103309058 gene encoding uncharacterized protein LOC103309058, producing the protein MAGDEEVARIKRLKRSCEVKRMNYMNKIRAVHSVAVRTAEDTSVVPQLLVMVESLDQLLSSFTIEDEALLDHLLDLELDNEYPDKEGVEMFELVSFAKATAHHFMQYCPDQTIVSTHGGSQGSLNEVGRNVPKSDEQVITDNVTIDVSPGAIQSNNAGSLRSNIVQVIKPARLPEIPLPTFEGDIYEWITFRDRFTTSVDRREHLSDIDKFYYLVGCCKGAARDAIRGIPVSDHNYKLAWSTLEERFNKPRLVACSLIEKLLNAQRASSESLVELNKLLVVFDEGVSLLESLNIPNLGDFILFSIASRCLPIYSIKLFEAQLANGFPTVKDLLRFVKSRVAILECIPREPTSKQTNSHKTTKTATYNAKKPPLHTSMVTSSNSSKAAKSCKCCKGTHDLTSCPKFKGWTQEVRNNWARDQRICFRCLRPGHWVTKCKSSNICGQCSRRHHSLLHSDGSAAPSREEDSSKEGQLDSASASSCLGQNTSPSVILGTALIHMPDCVGVMHTVRALIDSASQISAITSECQNRLGLRMRRWTAPVSGIGGVSVQNVLGIVHCQAQPRFSPDPVFNFDAWVFPSITAEMPRHPLPSSIAEKYKHLALADPSFINPGTIDVLLGADLFAQILNGKRVSVGDAFPVAFGTVFGWAVIGPVPILSSNIAVSCHASLTTSVETLLERFWELEEPDAAPEEFTQEGQCEAIFRDGCTRDSSGRFCVPLLFRQAVSGDTFRGSRAVAEKRFEHLEKKLANDPRLQRLYCDFMSEYLTLGHMSSAKSEGDYFIPHHAVYRPADIDPKIRVVFDASATSYSGVSLNDCLLPGPKLQRDVVDVLLLYRVHRFAFTTDVFSDCGTNFVGANNLLRALVNDPACRDQLTASVHCTWHFNPPGAPHFGGLWEAAVRSSKSLLMRIMGEHTFTIEEFGTVLCRCEAILNSRPITPASSDPTELDCLTPGHFLIGRPLLAVPEADISITTRSLEQRWKLVSQCVQAF; encoded by the coding sequence ATGGCTGGTGATGAAGAAGTCGCGCGGATCAAGCGATTGAAACGTAGTTGCGAAGTCAAACGCATGAATTACATGAACAAAATACGTGCAGTCCATAGTGTGGCTGTTCGGACTGCGGAGGATACGTCGGTAGTACCTCAGCTATTGGTGATGGTTGAATCCCTTGATCAATTGTTGTCGTCGTTTACCATCGAAGATGAAGCGTTGTTGGATCATTTGTTGGATTTAGAGCTTGACAATGAATATCCTGATAAGGAAGGCGTCGAGATGTTCGAGTTGGTCTCCTTTGCCAAGGCAACCGCCCATCATTTTATGCAATACTGTCCCGATCAAACGATAGTGTCTACACACGGCGGTTCACAGGGGTCATTGAACGAGGTCGGCCGGAATGTCCCGAAGTCGGACGAACAAGTGATTACCGACAATGTGACCATAGATGTGAGCCCAGGAGCCATCCAATCAAATAATGCGGGTTCTCTGCGATCCAATATCGTCCAAGTGATCAAGCCTGCCCGCCTACCTGAAATCCCGTTGCCCACGTTCGAGGGTGACATTTATGAATGGATTACATTTCGCGATCGTTTTACAACATCGGTGGATCGTCGAGAACATTTATCCGATATTGATAAGTTTTATTACTTGGTGGGATGTTGCAAAGGGGCAGCTCGAGACGCTATCCGAGGTATTCCGGTATCAGACCACAATTACAAGTTGGCGTGGTCCACTCTCGAGGAAAGATTTAACAAACCCCGTCTGGTTGCATGCTCATTAATTGAAAAACTGTTAAATGCACAGCGAGCGTCTTCAGAAAGTTTAGTCGAGTTGAACAAATTGTTAGTAGTGTTCGACGAAGGTGTGTCGCTACTCGAGTCCCTGAATATACCTAACTTAGGCGACTTCATATTATTCTCCATTGCTTCACGGTGTTTGCCCATCTACAGCATTAAGTTATTCGAAGCCCAATTAGCCAACGGCTTTCCTACAGTAAAAGACTTATTGAGGTTTGTAAAATCTCGAGTGGCCATATTAGAATGCATTCCGCGGGAACCTACCTCGAAACAAACAAACTCTCACAAGACCACTAAGACTGCGACATATAATGCAAAGAAGCCGCCGCTGCACACTTCCATGGTTACAAGCAGCAACTCGTCAAAGGCAGCAAAGTCTTGCAAATGTTGCAAAGGTACTCATGATCTGACGTCATGCCCAAAGTTCAAGGGTTGGACGCAAGAAGTGCGTAACAATTGGGCACGAGATCAGCGGATATGTTTTCGTTGCCTACGCCCGGGACATTGGGTGACCAAATGCAAGTCTTCGAATATATGTGGTCAGTGTTCTCGTAGGCACCATTCGTTATTGCATTCAGATGGATCTGCAGCGCCTTCCAGAGAAGAGGATTCATCGAAGGAGGGACAATTGGACAGTGCTTCCGCATCGTCATGCCTTGGTCAAAATACGTCGCCTTCAGTCATTCTCGGGACAGCTCTCATACACATGCCTGACTGCGTCGGCGTGATGCATACGGTGCGAGCGCTTATTGATTCAGCTTCACAAATCAGTGCTATTACTTCGGAGTGTCAAAATCGTTTAGGACTCCGGATGCGAAGGTGGACAGCACCTGTCTCCGGTATTGGTGGTGTTTCGGTACAAAACGTTTTGGGAATAGTCCACTGTCAAGCGCAACCCAGATTTTCACCGGATCCAGTATTCAATTTTGATGCCTGGGTGTTTCCGTCAATTACGGCCGAGATGCCGCGACATCCACTACCAAGTTCGATAGCAGAAAAATACAAACACCTTGCTTTAGCTGATCCATCGTTCATCAATCCTGGTACTATTGATGTCTTATTAGGTGCGGATCTGTTTGCTCAAATTCTAAATGGAAAGCGGGTGTCGGTCGGCGATGCTTTTCCGGTAGCGTTCGGAACGGTGTTCGGTTGGGCCGTCATCGGGCCGGTTCCAATATTATCATCTAATATCGCCGTATCATGTCACGCATCACTTACTACATCGGTTGAAACGTTGCTGGAGAGGTTCTGGGAGCTCGAAGAACCAGATGCAGCACCTGAAGAATTTACGCAAGAAGGACAATGCGAGGCCATATTTCGTGACGGTTGCACCCGTGATAGTTCGGGTCGATTTTGTGTACCGCTCTTGTTCCGTCAAGCCGTTTCTGGTGACACTTTTCGTGGCTCGCGCGCCGTAGCTGAGAAGCGATTCGAGCATTTGGAGAAGAAATTAGCCAACGACCCTCGTCTTCAGCGTTTATATTGCGATTTCATGTCTGAATACTTGACCTTGGGACACATGTCTTCAGCCAAGTCCGAAGGGGATTACTTTATCCCACACCATGCCGTCTACCGTCCCGCCGATATCGACCCGAAGATACGCGTAGTGTTCGATGCTTCCGCGACGTCGTATTCGGGCGTTTCCTTGAATGATTGTTTGCTTCCGGGACCGAAGCTACAGCGCGATGTTGTGGACGTCCTATTATTGTATCGGGTTCACCGTTTCGCCTTCACAACCGATGTTTTCAGTGATTGCGGCACAAACTTTGTTGGGGCTAACAATTTACTTCGTGCTCTTGTCAATGATCCGGCGTGTCGTGACCAACTAACGGCTAGTGTCCATTGTACGTGGCATTTCAACCCTCCCGGTGCCCCTCATTTTGGTGGGCTTTGGGAGGCAGCAGTTCGCTCatcaaaatcattattaatgcGCATTATGGGGGAGCACACATTCACCATCGAAGAGTTTGGCACAGTACTGTGTAGGTGCGAAGCCATTTTGAATTCTCGGCCAATTACTCCCGCCTCGTCCGATCCCACTGAACTTGACTGTCTAACCCCGGGGCACTTCCTAATCGGTAGACCATTGCTTGCCGTCCCTGAAGCGGACATTTCGATCACAACCCGGTCATTGGAGCAGCGGTGGAAGCTGGTCAGTCAATGCGTGCAAGCATTTTGA